In one Bufo gargarizans isolate SCDJY-AF-19 unplaced genomic scaffold, ASM1485885v1 fragScaff_scaffold_716_pilon, whole genome shotgun sequence genomic region, the following are encoded:
- the LOC122922797 gene encoding C3a anaphylatoxin chemotactic receptor-like — protein MDTDDLNLTFSDTTPNYWSYYGDSGYVSNSYTEVKLLKITVTLYSIFFVLGTIGNGLVIWIAGFKMKTISAVWFLNLAIADFLCCASLPLRIAEWIYLIMYDQASAIYCILSIILFNLNMSASVLLLVAMSIDRFVSVMWPFWAKVHRTRKLVRITAAIIWVISLLLTGLVFYLYGFLFHDLNEWCVQLYYDIFRNNDIIKWTIQLFRLVMMFAIPFLIIFISYVIIYIKVRKSKRSQRSRRPYRIITAVILGFFLCWFPYYIWPLIPMYHKHYMEFYTVNIIIINLACLNSCINPIIYVLMGQDFKPGFLRCIPYRLQKALSEHPDELCREREDCEHTQNSDV, from the exons ATGGATACCGATGATCTAAACCTGACCTTTTCTGATACAACTCCAAATTACTG GTCATATTATGGAGACTCTGGATACGTGTCTAATTCTTATACTGAAGTCAAGTTACTGAAGATTACAGTTACTTTATACAGCATCTTTTTTGTTCTTGGAACTATCGGTAATGGATTAGTCATCTGGATTGCTGGATTCAAGATGAAGACAATCAGCGCTGTGTGGTTCCTCAACCTGGCCATTGCGGACTTCCTCTGCTGTGCTTCTCTTCCTCTGCGCATTGCAGAGTGGATTTACCTCATCATGTATGACCAAGCTAGTGCAATCTATTGCATATTAAGCATTATTCTGTTCAATCTAAACATGAGCGCCAGTGTTCTTCTCTTAGTGGCCATGAGTATTGACCGCTTTGTATCCGTCATGTGGCCATTTTGGGCTAAAGTTCATAGGACACGAAAACTAGTTAGAATCACTGCGGCAATCATTTGGGTGATCAGTTTGCTCTTGACTGGTTTAGTGTTTTACTTATATGGGTTTTTATTTCATGATTTAAATGAATGGTGTGTCCAGCTATATTATGATATATTTCGCAATAACGATATAATAAAATGGACCATTCAATTATTCAGGTTAGTTATGATGTTTGCAATCCCCTTTCTCATCATCTTTATCAGTTATGTTATCATTTATATCAAAGTTAGAAAAAGTAAGAGATCCCAGAGATCTCGGAGACCCTACAGGATCATCACCGCTGTTATATTGGGTTTCTTTCTGTGTTGGTTTCCATATTACATCTGGCCACTGATACCAATGTATCACAAACATTACATGGAATTCTATACAGTAAATATTATAATTATCAACCTGGCTTGTCTTAACAGTTGCATCAACCCAATCATTTATGTTTTGATGGGTCAAGATTTTAAACCTGGTTTCCTGAGATGTATTCCCTACAGGCTACAAAAAGCCTTAAGTGAACATCCTGATGAACTATGCAGAGAACGAGAGGATTGTGAACATACTCAAAATTCAGATGTTTGA